The sequence below is a genomic window from Colias croceus chromosome 11, ilColCroc2.1.
aaatttattaataagttagacagaacaaaaaaaaattctcttTATAAATAGATTGGTTATCATACACTGGTTTCATAtcaaattatctatataaacaTTCAatcaatatttacaatatattttgtctatacaaatattataaagaggaaaggtttgattttttgtttgtttgtttgtatgaattgaataggctccgaaactacttggcagatttgaaaaattctttcaccattcgaaagctacattatccacgagtaacataggctaggttttatccctgaaatcccacgggaacgggaactatgcgggtttttctttgaaaacgcgggcgaagccgcgggcggaaagctagtcattaatatttttataaatgctgttacataataaaacacacacactaacatagattaaaataataataataattatcagatCCTATATGATTGAGTTTCTTTCTTGCTCTTCTTGGCATTTTTTGAAGCAAAATCAgtcataattttaacataaaatattgtgccgagcacacatgtcagaagtaaaaattctttggcaagattaaaagataccaaaatcatagccttactccatgacggtgcggtattgccatgatgcgacattaaaattttacaaaatgactATTCATAAGaatgaaaaattgtttatttcgaggcttgaagttatttatttatgttaaattaaaaaaaagttttattatatatcttaaattgtattaattattataatagtatttaaaatttcatacagGCTTGTTATCTGAACATTGTTAGTTAGAAGtctaatttttaataactcagcccccgggaTCACAAACACaaaagaaaatctattgtgtcgtggcccAATAGGGCCGCTGCCCGctgggggctcaatgggttaaccCATTGATCCCGGAGCTGCCCGAttggtccacgacacaatagattttctattgtgtctgtgattccgggggctgagttattaaaaaaaattaattttatgtttcattGACGTGacttaaaacttattacacagtgaagataaataaatatcttgattataaaaatatttcattgtttagGTGATATTACATCAACATTATTTCACTAGTTGGCATACAGttcataattcattattatttatttgtacaaaCAGGTAAAGGTAGtattaaatgttatacaaGGTGTTTTCAACATGTTTCACCATGACATACATGGTGAAACATGTTGAAAACACTTGGTAATCATGCAAATAGTAaacatcaataaaaatacaaaatataatttaaaaatttgagcTATTATTACTACGTACAGAGGAAACACCACTAACAAAATCTGTGCTgcaagcgcggcggcgcggggagGCTAGTGAGTCATAGATTAAGCGATGTCATcgactcaccgctatagaggcgacaaatttgtaaatatgctGCCTATTacttatcaatttaaaacaatcaatttaacaaaaagaaaaataactgtataattaatcttataaaggaataaataataaaattatcaattaaaaccaatcaatgttacaaaaaaaattgatacgtAGGTAGGAATTCGTTTCGCCTAAATGTAGTATGCGAAAAACTAATCGCTTACCGCCATCTATTTTCAAATAGATACTGTTATTGATATATTGGGTAGTATCCTGGAGATGAGTTTCAATGAGTTTCTTTCATATCGAAAGAAACATCGCGGTGCGCGTATACGGAtcatgtttattgtttttatgataacttcgatattaaattttttaatcttaaatGATAACAGCTCAAgaaatttaagttttaatattgaacaaaaattatcttatcgaatttattttgatgatggaatgggtactttaatttaagttaaatttaatatggattatttttgttcttatttaaaaaaatggtaaTTTATGTTTCAGATGTCCTCTACTTAAAGTCATTGCCCATTCTCGCAAATCTTTTAATAGAAGTTGTTGAAGGTTCGCATGATTACCACGTAACGGTAAAAGTATTCCTGATAAGACTCTTTGCCGTTTTATCAGAAAGCGAAGTTAACTTCGCAAAACTTATTGCTAAAAAAGGGCAGGATCTGTCTGCAGTccttaacaatattaattcaCCAGATTTACACACAAGTATAAGAGTAGCCTACATGGAGGTAGCGTTGGCTCTGTTAAATCATAATTCTGGCATTCATTGGTTACTTGAGAGCAAAGTTTGGCAAGAGATTCTGAAGCTGTGCCACGAAAAGAGGACGGTATTCATTGTACGTCAAACTTACAAATTCGTTTCTACTTTCCTTTGGAAATTAAAAGACTTGGGAGACGATGGTAATGTAAAACTGGTTCTACAGCATATATTGCAACCCACATTTGAAGTTGATCTTATACGAAAAAGATCAATTACCAGTGAGGAGGAACAAGAATTGTGTAAGAAATTTGAGCCCATGTGGCAGATGCTTCTTGCAATTGTAAGTAAtgaaaagcaaataaaaacacaGAATTGTATTATTCATTTCCTATTGAGGGAGTTCAAAGTTACTACATACTGCTACATAATGTTAGATAGATTTCGAAGTGAGGATATTTGGTTGCTCATCAATAAGTTCCTATTCTGGACCGCGATAGGAAGGATAACTCTGTTTAAGCCGATCATGCCCGATATGGTTTACGAACGAGAAGATTTCTTGGAATTAGCAGTTACATATTTCAATACTATACATAGTTTGATCCAAAGACGTGTTCCTGCTTTGGTGTTCGACTATTGCAACGCTTGCAATTTAATATGGGGAAGGGTTTGGAACGATTATGCGCCCTTGAGGAATACAGAAGATGGTAGAACCGCAAATGTTCAGAATCAGTTATTGACAATATGTATTATTCCTTCGTTAGTTTATGTTACTTTGGGTAAAAATAGCAAGGACGATGAACAGGATAAAGTAAACGAATATATAGTTAAGATAATGCAATTGACGTGTGAGCATACTGCGAGAGCTGGATATGCCCTGCGTGATCTGATGATGCAATTGGATGTGCAGCAAGTGACGTTACAAAGTGTGAAACGTTTGTCGTTCCTGAAGAATCATTTGAACGACGCACAAGCTAACTTGGTGTTCCAAGCGTTGTTTTATGTGATCAAAGAGTTCGAGCCGTTTGATGAGGAGGGACAAGTGAAAGCGACGAAGTGTTATGAGGACGATCAAGAAACTATCGCGGTTATGGGCTATGTACTGGATACAGTACTGTTTCTTGTcaagaattataatataaattggcaTGAGAGTTTGGAGGTTGTGTGCTTGAATTCGGTTGTGTATAACATACTGAGGAGGCCCAATTTGTGTACTAAggtaataagaaataaaaaagttatcgtaaaaatatttttatgttatatattttgttatcgaATCATCTAAAAGCTTCGGCTACAGGCTTCGATTCACTTATTACCTTTAAATAACAGTTTTActcattcaaaattatttgggTTCCTTATATTTTCGTTAATTACGaccaaaatttatttacagttCATAGTGACAGCATTGAACGTTATCTCAACAACAGTAAAGAAGTTCCTTCCTCCGAACCTGTCGTTGCTTCTCGATACGAAGCCAGGGTCCAGTATGCATGAGATTGGAAAACTGATATATTTGAAGATGCATGACATCAACTGGGAGGTCAGGGACACGGCTTTGGAGCTGCTGCTAGTATGCACGGAGATATCTTTTATTAGTGAGTATTTCTTTATTCGACAGATTACGGAACTAAtgctaaaataaatgtatggtaaaaagttaaaacagaCTCCTTTAATATTACTCCTCCTATAATAGTATTCAACATATCAATCCacaattgtaatttaaaagaaaaagaaaacaagactgtacaaaaacaatttttgtataataaataacaaaggaCCAAAAGATGCACCTTGTAGCACACCTCTACGAACTATATTACGTAATTAAGACAGCGTACATTTAATGTCTATGCTATCgccaatattattatttacagtttattatattattatgtgtgcCTTATCtaagaatttaacaaaaaacctCGCTCCACAGAGTTTCCACCGTTCCAAAAGCAAATCATGGCCAACAAACTGATAAACGTGGCAATGACGATGGCGCTGAACGATTATGAGTTCTATGTTAGAGTGTCTGCGCTCAAGTGTGTGGGGGCCGCGAGCAAGGTCAGCGTGCTGTGGGAGGGACTGAAAACGGAGTACCCTAATGTTTTGGTAAGGGATATTGATAAACTCATACAGACGCACAGAGCACTTTTTGTCAGTCAAATGTTGATAgatatgtaaatttataactgaagtttatttacttaatatttcggTGAAAGAAAACTAGATTTTACACCATACAAggcatatatttaaaactactcaaaaaaaaaaaaaacaattgcaaacttgaacaataaaaaaaaagtagcTGGACGTGACGCCGATTTTGGATATGACGCAAACCTATTACAATTTTCTCTACCAAAAAGCGTggcttaaataattttcacattAGAAAAAAAGTTAGACGTAATTGCAGCCTGCAGGTAGCGCGTCAGTGTTGCTCGAATTTCAACTTTTTGAACTTTTATATGCAAAAAAAGCAAAATCACTGGATTGAATAAGTACTACGACTAAATTTCATGTTAATTAGAATGGGAAAGATATAAAAAGGGTTTctctattaatttattttggacCGATTATCTTATAGAtttggtaaataaaaattatcttattgtaattaaatgtcATCGCCTTATAAGATTGTAGCAATCGTATGATGATATGAATATTTCGTATATATGGAATCAGCACCTGAATAATTTGAATTGATAATGGGGTCACATTCTCCCAACTGCAAAGATAATTTCTTTCAACGGTCAGAATGACGAGACAGTTTTAtagtaagcgataagaccaCTACCTGATGAACCGGGATCTTATTGTtggtatattttgataaagtaGTAACTCGTAAGTCGTAACCCATGGTTATTTGGCACTTTTTACCTGTTTAAATACCGTTCTCGTTAAAAATGATTCGTCATATCTTATCTTTTCCTTGATTCAATATTTGTGATGTTCCATGatcactttttttttcaggacCTCCTCATATCTATATTGTGTAATAATCCTGAGGGAATCGTACGGAAGGAAGCCTGTAATGTTCTATGTGAGATCTATCAGAATATAAAGTTATCACAGGAAACTAAAGTACTTCTTTATGAACAATTAGTTAACGCGTCACTTAACGATTTCCACTGGGAAGTTCAAATGAGTGCCTTAAAATTCTGGCGGGTTGTGATCCAGTCGTTCCTAAGAGATCAAGGAATGTTGGATGGCACATTCCCACCGGTCACATTCTCTATAGAATCCAGGAAAATCGTCACACTAAATGAAAGGGAAATTCAAAAGAGATTATCGAAAATATTAGACGATCTTGCGGCAGTAGGCTGCTTATCCATACTTGTTAAACTTCTATACGACGACACAGAAGTTGTCGTAATGGACTTAGCACTACAAATTTCAACCGAATTAATAGAAATTCTGGACAAGTACAAAGTACAAGAACGTTTAACGGCAAAGAGCGATGATCCCAGGATAGATGAAATCTTAAAGAATTGTGATGAAAATGATGTGGTGGAAAGTGATACGCAACCACAAAATGCAGAAGTATTATCAGACAATGTTATTGAAGGTATTATAAAGGCTGATGACATGAATCTATTAGCACATATATATGAAGAACAAATGAGTATTAAATGTGATAAAGTGGAAATTaagcatttaaaattaacaaaactaGCGACGCCATATCTTTTTGTTACATATTTGAAAAGTAAAAACTTCAATGCTGCCATTGAGCAGAAAAGAAATTGGAATGATGGTATTCGAAGTCTGTCATCACTGTTAGATGATGTTTTAGGAATTTACGAGGTGCAAAGTGAAGTAAATGATTTAGATTGTTATTGAGATTATACATTGTTAtatgagaaataaatatatttttacatctatattgtttttaaataaatttgtgaCCCGCCAGGCCGTCACGCAAGTGCTGTAATCCactcatatttaaaaaataattgcttTTGCTACATACCTATGTTTTTTTCCAAAACTACCGTTAAAAaacttatgtattattttttgtgcATGGATACTAAACTTTAATATACTCACTTACATAAGTAATATCtgcgattttaaaaattcgaaatattttttctaaactGAAAACTGTTATGCATATATAACATACCCTGTTTGGAAATTGTccatgtataattaattatcttttttaacatatttttactgttgaaataattgaaattaagtgaaatttaattttctgaGCATCAAGATGTCAtacacttaaaaattaaaataatacctactaaaaGCCTACTAAATTGACTTGACCTACTTTTCATTGGTGGAGGATTAGttaaggtttattttatttgaaaactagATAAGTGAACTTGCTCATGCCTGAAGTTTGTGAAAAGTATCTTCACAGCATAATGAAATATTGACACTACAGCCAACATAACTAGTGCCGCCATTTGTAAATAGAGAAATCAGTATACTAACAAATTGCCTGAAACATATTTATCTTGGTCATTATACCTTATTTCTATATGTGAGATAAGGTATAATGACcaagataaatatttcttttcatCTAAATAACTATCAATGAACAAtttcaattcaaataaaagataaGTCCATTTTCCATAATTTTATTGACTACTTAACTAATTAACAAACTATTGCATATAAATCTAATTAATCTATTTCTATCTCCGCTCCAACTTTTGTGAGTGCCTCCTTTAATTTCTCAGCTTCGTCTTTGGAAATATCAGCTTTTACCACCGTCGGTGCACTCTCTACAAACTTCTTAGCTTGCACTAAGTTGAAACCTTCCAGTAGACTCTTGACTTCTTTGATTAGTGCAACTTTCTGTTTCTCATCAAATTTGGTCAATTTCACCTGTAATAAGAAAagatatgaaatagatttgtTTTGTTGTCAACTCTagatttttaaagtactataatatTGAGGTTACAGGAACAGAACAGGTTATGTTGTTAAACACCAagtatatgtaaataattatctatagtAAAAAGTGAACTtggaacataaaatatatcaaatcaattttcattaaaatcttaCCGTAAAGCTAGTCTTAACAGCCTTAGGGGCAGCTTCTTCCTCTTCCGCAGCAGGCGCAGCCATAGCAAAACCTCCCATGGGCATAACAGGAGCGTCAGGCAAGTTCAACCTTTTCTTCAATACCTGACTCAATTCCGATACTTCGAGTAAACTGAGGTTTGTGATGTCCGTAACAATTTTCTCAAGTTTTGCTGAAACTGGTTTATCTACACCTTCTGGAGGTGGAACGGTCAAAGGTGAGATCGCCTCTGTTACTTCTTGATGTAATGAAGcactaaaattatacaaaacaaGTGGAATTATTAATCTTTGCAACTATTATGTAGACATAACctatatgtaaaaaatgtaatattaattatgatataCCATCGTGATATAGATCGCCACTGGCGGAAAGGGATTCTGTGCATGATTCTGATACTATtcatattgatttattatgtaaaatattgtttttatcacTCCACACTTCAAAAGCTCCTTCAGGAagatttataactttttaatttttgagatTGGTATTTGGTATCCACAGATTACGTAGAATTTGGATCTGTtggcattttattttttatctgtatgtgtatgtattttaatgttttttttttacatttttaataataattaattaattaatacaaaaaatacattatatcttcaaaaataaatggattACAAAGAAAAAGGGGATTTGGggagaaaattaataaattaggtaACTAGATTTTTAAACGTATTTTGTGACAGTTGTCCGAATCTCAGCTGTTGCCTGTTGTCATACAATTGTCAATGTCAAAATCAGTTGATATTTGTTGAAATTGTTGATCGAATGTTATGATCTAAACtcttaagtttttaatttcaattttctttctccaaataatattttgctaaTTGATTGCTATATAAATATGTGCCTGAatgaatgattaaaaaaattttgttatatcaaaaaatttatatattttgtaatatcaattaattaggtatttttttgtgtcataaaaatactaatttttcataaaataattctcTTCTCATATCGAAATAATgcagaataaataataagtgtaattttttaagtGCGTTTCACAAGAACAATTCTACAAAGGATCATATTCAGGGTCTTATTGGTAAGTCatctcattattttataatctatgttcttttatttatgtaacatCATATTTTCtctgaattaaaaaatatccaaGAGGTTAGTGCTAAAAACTTGAATATTTGTTGCAAGACATAAAtctaataatgtataatatatacctacaagGAATTATTTTCACAAGTATGAAGTCCCCGGTCATCTACGTTGacatattgttaattttgttgtacatttaataatgaattgtaataaaatccaCAGCCAGTATGCATAATTTCAGTTGATTCaaagaattaaagaataagctgacaaaaaaaaaatatatttacttgtTTTATCTTCAACAGTTATTTAAGCTCACAGTGTTGGAaaagattattataatctatagtTTActatagttataaaatatagtagtGTTTTTATAAGTCAAACTAAGAGGCTTTGTGTTTCTGACATGTTACTTTCTAAAGCCcttagtataattaataatttattctaaatCCGGTAACaaattttctttcttcttaaCAGTCAAGTCACCAATTGTATCTATCAACTTCTATGGAAGTTATGACAATATAGcgagtaattaatattttttaaccgacttaaaaaaaaggaggaggttatcaatttggtcggtatgttttttttttatgtatgtacaccgattactccgaggtttctgaaccgatttacgtgattctttttttgttcgatgcgggatggtgtcgaattggtcccataaaaattttattcggataggcccagtagtttttattttatgagcatttttgtctgtatttgtaaatgttgcaagtgcaagtttgaagtcgattgttttaacgcagttatcacttgtttactataaaaaaattgtatgcgTCAgctaattcaaaattatttattgtcagTGTCTATTCCACATAGCTGTAGCTATATACAGATAATCTTCAGATAatcaacaaaaaatgtttcaaaaattCGAATAAGTACAACAATGTACAGGCGACAAAGC
It includes:
- the LOC123695471 gene encoding 39S ribosomal protein L12, mitochondrial, with the translated sequence MNSIRIMHRIPFRQWRSISRCASLHQEVTEAISPLTVPPPEGVDKPVSAKLEKIVTDITNLSLLEVSELSQVLKKRLNLPDAPVMPMGGFAMAAPAAEEEEAAPKAVKTSFTVKLTKFDEKQKVALIKEVKSLLEGFNLVQAKKFVESAPTVVKADISKDEAEKLKEALTKVGAEIEID
- the LOC123695537 gene encoding uncharacterized protein LOC123695537; its protein translation is MENAIIVNKVKLLFEKIIEPGYIMDKYYADNFFTKINSNDPDVLYLKSLPILANLLIEVVEGSHDYHVTVKVFLIRLFAVLSESEVNFAKLIAKKGQDLSAVLNNINSPDLHTSIRVAYMEVALALLNHNSGIHWLLESKVWQEILKLCHEKRTVFIVRQTYKFVSTFLWKLKDLGDDGNVKLVLQHILQPTFEVDLIRKRSITSEEEQELCKKFEPMWQMLLAIVSNEKQIKTQNCIIHFLLREFKVTTYCYIMLDRFRSEDIWLLINKFLFWTAIGRITLFKPIMPDMVYEREDFLELAVTYFNTIHSLIQRRVPALVFDYCNACNLIWGRVWNDYAPLRNTEDGRTANVQNQLLTICIIPSLVYVTLGKNSKDDEQDKVNEYIVKIMQLTCEHTARAGYALRDLMMQLDVQQVTLQSVKRLSFLKNHLNDAQANLVFQALFYVIKEFEPFDEEGQVKATKCYEDDQETIAVMGYVLDTVLFLVKNYNINWHESLEVVCLNSVVYNILRRPNLCTKFIVTALNVISTTVKKFLPPNLSLLLDTKPGSSMHEIGKLIYLKMHDINWEVRDTALELLLVCTEISFIKFPPFQKQIMANKLINVAMTMALNDYEFYVRVSALKCVGAASKVSVLWEGLKTEYPNVLDLLISILCNNPEGIVRKEACNVLCEIYQNIKLSQETKVLLYEQLVNASLNDFHWEVQMSALKFWRVVIQSFLRDQGMLDGTFPPVTFSIESRKIVTLNEREIQKRLSKILDDLAAVGCLSILVKLLYDDTEVVVMDLALQISTELIEILDKYKVQERLTAKSDDPRIDEILKNCDENDVVESDTQPQNAEVLSDNVIEGIIKADDMNLLAHIYEEQMSIKCDKVEIKHLKLTKLATPYLFVTYLKSKNFNAAIEQKRNWNDGIRSLSSLLDDVLGIYEVQSEVNDLDCY